A single genomic interval of Electrophorus electricus isolate fEleEle1 chromosome 2, fEleEle1.pri, whole genome shotgun sequence harbors:
- the yars2 gene encoding tyrosine--tRNA ligase, mitochondrial, translating to MAASCVWNVSKVWRGKSFILKITALPLFPRATFYSSPKTRNRLLFTMHKRGVLKDSFPEHASQVQLPQLLKTGAQTVYCGFDPTADSLHTGNLLAVIGLLHFRNAGHNVIALIGGATAQIGDPSGKTKERERLSSAAVEGNARSILDSLNRIFTNHELYFCSDPKKLGTISIVNNASWYKDWNVVDFLSDVGRHFRMGTLLSRHSVRSRLKSAEGMSMTEFSYQLFQAYDFFYLHQLYGCKIQLGGTDQLGNLMSGHDLIHKKIGEEVYGLTIPLVTTSVGDKLGKTAGNALWLNWDKTSPFEFYQYFLRLPDSTVERYLKLFTFLPLDEVEKVMEQQRQDPGKRSAHKRLAAEVTKLVHGKEGLESAKRCTSALYHSSPEALDQMDDAELKELFRGAPFQEFFLDPGTTVLDACHRCQAIPEGARGYGMITDGGVWINHQRESNPEQVLVPGQHILSNGLSLIRVGKKNFYIIKWLSM from the exons ATGGCGGCGTCCTGTGTTTGGAACGTTTCTAAAGTATGGCGAGGAAAATCATTTATTCTGAAAATTACGGCATTGCCTTTGTTTCCGAGAGCTACGTTTTATAGTTCTCCAAAGACTAGAAACCGACTTCTCTTCACGATGCACAAGCGAGGCGTATTAAAAGACTCTTTTCCCGAACACGCGTCTCAGGTTCAGCTACCACAGCTACTTAAAACGGGTGCGCAGACTGTGTACTGTGGGTTTGACCCCACCGCCGACAGCCTCCACACCGGGAATCTACTCGCTGTTATCGGCCTGCTTCATTTCCGTAACGCGGGGCATAATGTGATCGCACTAATCGGCGGTGCTACTGCCCAGATCGGTGATCCAAGTGGCAAAACGAAGGAGAGGGAGCGACTCTCATCTGCAGCTGTTGAGGGAAACGCCAGGAGTATTCTGGACAGTTTAAACAGAATATTCACAAATCACGAACTGTATTTTTGCAGCGACCCAAAGAAACTAGGCACCATATCTATAGTAAACAATGCCAGCTGGTACAAAGACTGGAATGTAGTGGACTTTTTGTCAGACGTGGGGCGACATTTTCGAATGGGCACTTTGCTGAGCAGGCACAGCGTCCGGTCCCGGTTAAAGAGTGCGGAAGGCATGAGTATGACCGAGTTCTCATACCAGCTGTTTCAGGCTTATGACTTCTTTTATCTGCACCAGCTATACGGTTGCAAGATACAGCTCGGAGGAACAGATCAACTCGGGAACCTAATGTCTGGCCATGACTTAATTCACAA AAAGATAGGTGAGGAGGTTTATGGACTGACCATTCCTCTGGTGACCACTTCAGTGGGAGACAAGCTGGGGAAGACCGCTGGCAATGCATTGTGGCTGAACTGGGACAAAACATCTCCATTTGAGTTCTATCAGTACTTCCTCAGGCTGCCAGACAGCACAGTGGAAAG ATACCTGAAGCTGTTCACCTTTCTGCCTCTGGATGAAGTGGAGAAGGTGATGGAACAGCAGAGGCAGGACCCTGGAAAAAGGAGTGCCCACAAGCGTCTGGCTGCTGAGGTCACCAAGCTGGTCCATGGGAAGGAGGGTCTGGAGAGTGCCAAAAG GTGCACCAGCGCTCTATACCACAGCAGCCCTGAGGCCTTGGATCAGATGGATGATGCCGAGTTGAAGGAGTTGTTTAGAGGAGCTCCATTCCAGGAGTTCTTTCTGGATCCAGGCACCACCGTGCTGGATGCCTGCCACCGGTGCCAGGCTATCCCTGAAGGAGCCAGAGG GTATGGGATGATAACTGATGGTGGTGTGTGGATTAACCACCAGAGGGAGTCAAACCCTGAACAAGTGCTGGTCCCAGGTCAGCACATCCTTTCAAATGGACTCAGTCTTATCCGAGTGGGCAAAAAGAACTTCTACATCATCAAGTGGCTCAGTATGTGA
- the cdkn1bb gene encoding cyclin-dependent kinase inhibitor 1Bb: MSNVHLSSGSPTLERMDARLSDQPKPSACRCLFGPVDHEELKKELKGHLKAMEEASSETWDFDFSSHTPRSNGRYRWKAVDSKDLPSFYSASERQGKQICSTGNNSVDVNGNHDRVVVTPCRLVEDKTERSESQLEKMDQHVKGQRKRPSCLDSSCQAKRSHTCLDEVSRRPGLTQTVDYTPKKSSPPTQT; the protein is encoded by the exons ATGTCTAACGTACATCTTTCAAGTGGGAGCCCAACTCTTGAAAGGATGGACGCTAGGTTGTCCGACCAGCCGAAACCCTCCGCCTGCAGATGTCTTTTCGGGCCAGTGGATCACGAAGAGTTAAAGAAGGAATTAAAGGGACACTTGAAAGCGATGGAAGAGGCGTCGTCGGAGACGTGGGACTTCGACTTTTCAAGCCACACTCCTCGCTCGAACGGGAGATACCGCTGGAAGGCAGTGGATAGTAAGGACTTGCCGAGCTTCTACAGCGCGTCTGAACGGCAGGGCAAACAGATCTGCTCGACTGGGAATAACAGTGTGGATGTAAATGGGAACCATGATCGTGTGGTGGTGACTCCCTGTCGGCTAGTTGAGGACAAAACGGAGCGGTCTGAAAGTCAACTGGAAAAAATGGATCAGCATGTTaaggggcagagaaaaagaCCGTCGTGTCTTG ACTCATCATGTCAAGCGAAACGGTCGCACACCTGTCTAGATGAAGTTTCTCGTCGGCCGGGTTTGACACAGACGGTAGATTACACACCCAAGAAATCCAGCCCCCCGACACAGACGTAA